A region from the Medicago truncatula cultivar Jemalong A17 chromosome 6, MtrunA17r5.0-ANR, whole genome shotgun sequence genome encodes:
- the LOC25495620 gene encoding F-box protein SKIP23 isoform X1 — MISQRIYEEVDLIHFRSVCSTWRSSSVPKHHRNFRFQFPLLKFPFNPDFINRNKSFCYITKQNIFLIKPPQQEQTLNLRPSLIRICQNARGKSKLYHPLLQNGDKFLYNFVLDFNKLSILHLGSNFFMIDFDFTFNDKLYNPDYYMYPKKVVVVTCHGKKPLIVGTLTSPPQPLLVKCGDEKWKVIPDMSTKFGDICLFKGQPYAVDKIGKTVVVGPDSSVQLVAEPLVGGGDMKFLVESEEDLLLADVYDCLCTDLLDPDLKDPVRIDLFKLNEKEKKWVKLTSLGDRILFLGLGLVCSFSACASDLCVAKGNSVIFNNYIFESYRPFGFQCKQYVLDLDQGRHSLLSDCPEYSNLLWPPAEWIRPRYQGLDWGRNKKLGIYSMDDNIFFPIERFSLSFN; from the exons ATGATATCACAACGAATCTACGAAGAAGTTGATCTCATTCACTTCCGATCAGTTTGTTCAACCTGGCGCTCTTCCTCCGTCCCAAAGCATCATCGCAATTTTCGCTTCCAGTTCCCACTCCTTAAATTTCCATTCAACCCTGATTTTATCAACAGGAACAAGTCATTTTGTTACATAACCAAACAAAATATCTTCCTCATCAAACCACCACAGCAAgaacaaaccctaaacctacGCCCTTCGTTGATAAGAATTTGTCAAAATGCACGCGGCAAATCCAAATTATACCACCCACTCTTACAAAATGGCGATAAATTTCTGTACAATTTCGTGCTCGACTTCAACAAATTATCCATCCTCCATTTGGGAAGCAACTTCTTCATGATAGACTTTGACTTCACATTCAACGATAAACTCTACAACCCCGACTATTACATGTACCCTAAAAAGGTCGTTGTTGTTACGTGCCATGGGAAAAAACCTCTCATTGTTGGCACGTTAACCTCTCCCCCACAGCCATTACTTGTGAAATGTGGTGATGAGAAATGGAAGGTGATACCTGACATGTCAACGAAATTCGGAGACATCTGCCTTTTCAAAGGGCAACCTTACGCAGTTGACAAAATTGGTAAGACAGTTGTGGTTGGACCGGACTCAAGTGTCCAATTAGTGGCTGAACCTTTGGTTGGTGGCGGGGACATGAAATTCTTAGTGGAGAGCGAGGAGGATTTGTTGTTAGCAGATGTTTATGATTGTCTTTGTACTGATCTTTTAGATCCTGATCTTAAAGATCCTGTAAGAATTGATTTGTTTAAGCTTaatgagaaggagaagaagtggGTGAAGTTGACAAGTTTAGGAGATAGGATTTTGTTCTTGGGGTTGGGGTTGGTATGTTCGTTTTCTGCCTGTGCTTCGGATTTGTGTGTTGCCAAAGGGAATTCTGTCATCTTTAATAATTATATCTTTGAATCATATAGGCCATTTGGATTTCAATGTAAGCAATATGTTTTGGACTTGGATCAAGGTCGACATTCGCTTTTGTCTGATTGTCCCGAATATTCCAACTTGTTATGGCCACCTGCAGAGTGGATCCGACCTCGTTACCAA GGACTGGATTGGGGCCGCAATAAAAAATTGGGTATTTATTCAATGGacgataatatattttttccaatAGAACGGTTTTCTCTTTccttcaattga
- the LOC11420076 gene encoding ribulose bisphosphate carboxylase small chain, chloroplastic isoform X1 → MALISSAAVTTVSRASSTQANLVAPFTGLKSSAAFPVTKKTNNDITSIASNGGRVNCMQVWPPIGKKKFETLSYLPPLTEEQLAKEVEYLIRKGWVPCLEFELEKGFVYRENHSSPGYYDGRYWTMWKLPLFGATDSSQVLKELAEAKAAYPESFIRIIGFDNVRQVQCISFIAHTPATY, encoded by the exons ATGGCCTTGATTTCCTCTGCAGCAGTCACCACTGTTAGCCGCGCCTCCTCGACACAAGCCAACTTGGTTGCCCCATTCACCGGTCTCAAATCCTCAGCTGCTTTCCCAGTTACCAAAAAGACCAACAATGACATTACCTCCATTGCAAGCAATGGTGGAAGAGTGAACTGTATGCAG GTGTGGCCACCAATTGGCAAGAAGAAGTTTGAGACACTTTCATACCTTCCACCTCTTACTGAGGAACAATTGGCTAAGGAAGTAGAATACCTTATCAGGAAGGGATGGGTTCCTTGTTTGGAATTTGAGCTTGAG AAAGGATTTGTCTACCGTGAGAACCACAGTTCACCAGGATACTATGATGGACGTTACTGGACAATGTGGAAGTTGCCTTTGTTTGGAGCCACTGATTCTTCTCAAGTGTTGAAGGAGCTTGCTGAAGCTAAAGCTGCTTACCCAGAATCATTCATCAGAATCATTGGATTTGACAATGTTCGTCAAGTGCAGTGCATTAGTTTCATTGCTCACACACCAGCAACCTACTAA
- the LOC11417498 gene encoding F-box protein SKIP23, which yields MATVDWSKLPTELLNLISQRIYEEVDLIHFRSVCSTWRSSSVPKHHHKFRFQFPLLKFPFNADFINKNRSFCYITKQNIFLIKPPQQEQTLTLRPLLIRICQNARGKSKLYHPLLQNGYKFPHTFMLDFNKLSILHLGSNFFMIDFDFTFNDKLYNPDDYMYPKKVVVVTCHGKKPLIVGTLTSPPQPLLMKCGDEKWNVIPDMSTKFGDICLFKGQSYAVDKIGKTVVVGPDSSVQLVAEPLIGGGDMKFLVESEGDLLLADVYNCLFTDLCNPDHNDCVRIDLFKLNEKEKKWVKLTSLGDRVLFLGLGLVCSFSACASDLCVAKGNSVIFNNYIFESHRPLESECKEYVLDLDLGRHSLLSDYPEYSNLFWPPPEWIRPRYDGLNWVGADGFFTCEYNVITPECSRLKKIRGFFNH from the exons ATGGCGACGGTTGATTGGTCTAAACTCCCAACGGAGCTTCTCAATCTGATATCGCAACGAATCTACGAAGAAGTCGATCTCATTCACTTCCGATCAGTTTGTTCAACCTGGCGCTCTTCCTCCGTCCCAAAGCATCATCACAAATTTCGCTTCCAGTTCCCACTCCTTAAATTTCCATTCAACGCTGATTTTATCAACAAGAACAGGTCATTTTGTTACATCACCAAACAAAATATCTTCCTCATCAAACCACCACAACAAGaacaaaccctaaccctacGCCCTTTGTTGATAAGAATTTGTCAAAACGCACGTGGCAAATCCAAATTATACCACCCACTCTTACAAAATGGCTATAAATTTCCGCACACTTTCATGCTCGATTTCAACAAATTATCCATCCTCCATTTGGGAAGCAACTTCTTCATGATAGACTTTGACTTCACATTCAACGATAAACTCTACAACCCCGACGATTACATGTACCCTAAAAAGGTCGTTGTTGTTACGTGCCATGGGAAAAAACCTCTCATTGTTGGCACATTAACCTCTCCCCCACAGCCGTTACTTATGAAATGTGGTGATGAGAAATGGAATGTGATACCTGACATGTCAACGAAATTCGGAGACATCTGCCTCTTTAAAGGGCAATCTTACGCAGTCGACAAAATTGGTAAGACGGTTGTGGTTGGACCGGATTCAAGTGTCCAATTAGTGGCTGAACCTTTGATTGGCGGCGGGGACATGAAATTCTTAGTGGAGAGCGAGGGGGATTTGTTGTTAGCGGATGTTTATAATTGTCTTTTTACTGATCTTTGTAATCCCGATCATAATGATTGTGTAAGGATTGATTTGTTTAAGCTTaatgagaaggagaagaagtggGTGAAGTTGACGAGTTTAGGAGATAGGGTTTTGTTCTTGGGGTTGGGGTTGGTATGTTCGTTTTCTGCTTGTGCTTCAGATTTGTGTGTTGCCAAAGGGAATTCTGTCATCTTTAATAATTATATCTTTGAATCACATAGGCCACTTGAATCTGAATGTAAGGAATATGTTTTGGACTTGGATCTAGGTCGGCATTCGCTTTTGTCCGATTATCCTGAATATTCCAACTTGTTCTGGCCACCTCCAGAGTGGATCCGACCTCGTTACGAT GGACTGAATTGGGTAGGAGCGGACGGCTTTTTCACATGTGAATATAACGTTATAACTCCAGAATGCAGTAGGTTGAAGAAAATTAGAGGCTTTTTCAACCATTAG
- the LOC11420076 gene encoding ribulose bisphosphate carboxylase small chain, chloroplastic isoform X3, giving the protein MALISSAAVTTVNRVSANLVAPFTGLKSSAGFPVTKKTNNDITSITSNGGRVNCMQVWPPIGKKKFETLSYLPPLTEDQLAKEVEYLIRKGWVPCLEFELEKGFVYRENHSSPGYYDGRYWTMWKLPLFGATDSSQVLKELAEAKAAYPESFIRIIGFDNVRQVQCISFIAHTPATY; this is encoded by the exons ATGGCTTTGATCTCCTCCGCCGCTGTCACCACCGTTAACCGCGTCTCCGCTAACTTGGTTGCTCCATTCACCGGTCTCAAATCCTCAGCTGGTTTCCCAGTGACCAAGAAGACCAACAATGACATTACCTCCATCACAAGCAATGGTGGAAGAGTGAACTGTATGCAG GTTTGGCCACCAATTGGCAAGAAGAAGTTTGAAACACTTTCATACCTTCCACCCCTTACTGAGGATCAATTGGCTAAGGAAGTAGAATACCTTATCAGGAAGGGATGGGTTCCTTGTTTGGAATTTGAGCTTGAG AAAGGATTTGTCTACCGTGAGAACCACAGTTCACCAGGATACTATGATGGACGTTACTGGACAATGTGGAAGTTGCCTTTGTTCGGAGCCACCGATTCTTCTCAAGTGTTGAAGGAGCTTGCTGAAGCTAAAGCTGCTTACCCAGAATCATTCATCAGAATCATTGGATTTGACAATGTTCGTCAAGTGCAGTGCATTAGTTTCATTGCTCACACACCAGCAACCTACTAA
- the LOC25495620 gene encoding F-box protein At2g17036 isoform X2: MIDFDFTFNDKLYNPDYYMYPKKVVVVTCHGKKPLIVGTLTSPPQPLLVKCGDEKWKVIPDMSTKFGDICLFKGQPYAVDKIGKTVVVGPDSSVQLVAEPLVGGGDMKFLVESEEDLLLADVYDCLCTDLLDPDLKDPVRIDLFKLNEKEKKWVKLTSLGDRILFLGLGLVCSFSACASDLCVAKGNSVIFNNYIFESYRPFGFQCKQYVLDLDQGRHSLLSDCPEYSNLLWPPAEWIRPRYQGLDWGRNKKLGIYSMDDNIFFPIERFSLSFN, from the exons ATGATAGACTTTGACTTCACATTCAACGATAAACTCTACAACCCCGACTATTACATGTACCCTAAAAAGGTCGTTGTTGTTACGTGCCATGGGAAAAAACCTCTCATTGTTGGCACGTTAACCTCTCCCCCACAGCCATTACTTGTGAAATGTGGTGATGAGAAATGGAAGGTGATACCTGACATGTCAACGAAATTCGGAGACATCTGCCTTTTCAAAGGGCAACCTTACGCAGTTGACAAAATTGGTAAGACAGTTGTGGTTGGACCGGACTCAAGTGTCCAATTAGTGGCTGAACCTTTGGTTGGTGGCGGGGACATGAAATTCTTAGTGGAGAGCGAGGAGGATTTGTTGTTAGCAGATGTTTATGATTGTCTTTGTACTGATCTTTTAGATCCTGATCTTAAAGATCCTGTAAGAATTGATTTGTTTAAGCTTaatgagaaggagaagaagtggGTGAAGTTGACAAGTTTAGGAGATAGGATTTTGTTCTTGGGGTTGGGGTTGGTATGTTCGTTTTCTGCCTGTGCTTCGGATTTGTGTGTTGCCAAAGGGAATTCTGTCATCTTTAATAATTATATCTTTGAATCATATAGGCCATTTGGATTTCAATGTAAGCAATATGTTTTGGACTTGGATCAAGGTCGACATTCGCTTTTGTCTGATTGTCCCGAATATTCCAACTTGTTATGGCCACCTGCAGAGTGGATCCGACCTCGTTACCAA GGACTGGATTGGGGCCGCAATAAAAAATTGGGTATTTATTCAATGGacgataatatattttttccaatAGAACGGTTTTCTCTTTccttcaattga
- the LOC11420076 gene encoding ribulose bisphosphate carboxylase small chain, chloroplastic isoform X2: MALISSAAVTTVNRVSANLVAPFTGLKSSAAFPVTKKTNNDITSIASNGGRVNCMQVWPPIGKKKFETLSYLPPLTEEQLAKEVEYLIRKGWVPCLEFELEKGFVYRENHSSPGYYDGRYWTMWKLPLFGATDSSQVLKELAEAKAAYPESFIRIIGFDNVRQVQCISFIAHTPATY; the protein is encoded by the exons ATGGCTTTGATCTCCTCCGCCGCTGTCACCACCGTTAACCGCGTCTCCGC CAACTTGGTTGCCCCATTCACCGGTCTCAAATCCTCAGCTGCTTTCCCAGTTACCAAAAAGACCAACAATGACATTACCTCCATTGCAAGCAATGGTGGAAGAGTGAACTGTATGCAG GTGTGGCCACCAATTGGCAAGAAGAAGTTTGAGACACTTTCATACCTTCCACCTCTTACTGAGGAACAATTGGCTAAGGAAGTAGAATACCTTATCAGGAAGGGATGGGTTCCTTGTTTGGAATTTGAGCTTGAG AAAGGATTTGTCTACCGTGAGAACCACAGTTCACCAGGATACTATGATGGACGTTACTGGACAATGTGGAAGTTGCCTTTGTTTGGAGCCACTGATTCTTCTCAAGTGTTGAAGGAGCTTGCTGAAGCTAAAGCTGCTTACCCAGAATCATTCATCAGAATCATTGGATTTGACAATGTTCGTCAAGTGCAGTGCATTAGTTTCATTGCTCACACACCAGCAACCTACTAA